One window of Papaver somniferum cultivar HN1 chromosome 9, ASM357369v1, whole genome shotgun sequence genomic DNA carries:
- the LOC113314444 gene encoding tRNA-aminoacylation cofactor arc1-like yields the protein MATNGVSTESYKAKEAIVYALCKRYSIECDISSEGILGNDIKTLVSNISKSSTAGTLKNEEEVMKWAAFADKFLADLGARAEILKGLNDELILKTVLVGGGLNSSEADIVVYAALHSFVNDLSSTERQKYPNVLRWLDYIQNKEDFSNALQKIQLEKIGFEFPVLKDVGKVEADANSKKRAQNIKATDKPEAVSDSKKNDKLEADSKSKKSETEKKLPKDAKATDEKKASPDTSASKDTETSISLLNIKVGLIIKAWKHPSADSLLVEEIDVGEGSVRQVVSGLAKYCTPEELTNRRVVLITNVKPGKLRDVTSAGLVLCASSKDQTAVEPLLAPEGAKIGERVSISGHEEKPEDVLNPKKKQLDKITPYLSTDDEGIATFKGIPFMTSAGPCTSSIPNGTVK from the exons ATGGCGACGAATGGTGTTTCCACTGAAAGTTACAAGGCTAAAGAAGCAATCGTTTATGCTCTCTGCAAACGATACTCTATAGAATGT GATATCTCAAGTGAAGGGATTCTAGGAAATGACATAAAGACACTTGTATCAAACATTTCAAAATCATCAACTGCAGGCACTCTGAAAAATGAAGAGGAG GTGATGAAATGGGCAGCATTTGCAGACAAATTTCTAGCTGATCTTGGAGCTCGAGCTGAAATCCTCAAAGGATTGAATGATGAATTAATCCTTAAGACTGTACTTGTAGGGGGTGGGCTCAATTCATCGGAAGCAGATATTGTTGTATATGCAGCCTTGCATTCATTTGTG AATGATCTTTCAAGTACTGAGAGGCAGAAATACCCCAATGTGCTGAGATGGCTCGACTACATCCAG AACAAGGAAGATTTCAGCAACGCACTTCAAAAGATTCAATTGGAGAAGATTGGATTTGAGTTTCCT GTCTTAAAAGATGTAGGAAAAGTGGAGGCTGATGCAAATTCAAAAAAACGTGCCCAGAATATTAAGGCTACAGATAAGCCTGAAGCGGTGTCAGATTCAAAGAAAAATGATAAGCTAGAAGCAGAttcaaaatcaaagaagagtGAGACTGAG AAAAAACTTCCAAAAGATGCCAAAGCCACCGATGAGAAGAAAGCATCACCTGATACATCCGCTAGCAAAGATACAGAAACTAGTATTAGCTTACTTAACATAAAAGTTGGTCTTATTATCAAGGCATGGAAGCACCCATCCGCGGACAG TTTACTTGTTGAGGAGATAGATGTAGGTGAAGGAAGTGTGCGTCAAGTAGTCAGTGGCCTTGCAAAGTATTGCACTCCAGAAGAATTAACT AATCGTCGAGTGGTGTTAATCACGAATGTGAAGCCTGGAAAGCTACGTGATGTGACGTCTGCTGGACTG GTTCTCTGTGCTTCTAGTAAGGACCAAACTGCTGTGGAGCCTTTGCTTGCTCCAGAAGGTGCAAAAATTGGAGAGCGTGTTTCAATATCTGG ACACGAAGAAAAGCCAGAAGATGTTCTAAACCCCAAAAAGAAGCAGTTGGATAAGATCACACCA TATCTTTCAACCGATGACGAAGGCATTGCAACGTTCAAGGGAATTCCGTTCATGACGTCTGCTGGGCCATGCACATCTTCTATTCCTAATGGAACTGTCAAGTGA